The following coding sequences are from one Sciurus carolinensis chromosome 11, mSciCar1.2, whole genome shotgun sequence window:
- the Ssh3 gene encoding protein phosphatase Slingshot homolog 3 isoform X2: MALVTVSRSPPASGHSTPVGPTDRAARHRSQLQRRQSFAVLRGAVLGLQDGKDSGDAVEDGSETVEEPRDEESPLGDQTDNRQGPREHVQRQHLHLMVELLRPQDDIRLAAQLETAWPLRLRYLLVVSTRECLSPEETVLLGVDFPDSSSPYCTLGLVLPLWSDTQVYLDGDGGFSVTSGGQSRIFKPISIQTMWATLQVLHQACEVALGSGLVPGGSALAWTAHYQERLNSDQSCLNEWMAMADLESLRPPSAEPGQPSEQEQMEQAIRAELWEVLDTSDLESITSKEIRQALELRLGRPLQQYRDFIDNQMLLLMAQQDRASRIFPHLYLGSEWNAANLEELQRNRVSHILNMAREIDNFYPERFTYHNVRLWDEESAQLLPHWKETHRFIEAARAQGTRVLVHCKMGVSRSAATVLAYAMKQYGWSLEQALLHVQELRPIVRPNPGFLRQLQTYQGILTASRQSHVWEQKVAGGSPEETLASKVSTPFPPLPPEPGGSGVVKSMEESQAAPKETGLRPRINLRGVMRSISLLEPSSELESASEASDLPEVFSSHESSDEESLRPFPQLSRPEGGPQARKGSWPALKSRQSVVALQSAALVASRTRAFQEQEQKVGMSSIPRLRKMVRQASVDEGREEGEA, translated from the exons ATGGCCTTGGTCACAGTGAGCCGCTCGCCCCCGGCCAGCGGCCACTCCACGCCTGTGGGGCCCACG GACCGGGCTGCGAGGCACAGAAGCCAGCTCCAGCGCAG GCAGAGCTTCGCAGTGCTCCGTGGGGCTGTCCTGGGACTGCaggatgggaaagacagtggtGATGCAGTCGAGGACGGCTCTGAGACAGTGGAGGAACCTCGGGATGAAGAGTCGCCTCTTGGGGACCAGACGGACAACCGGCAAGGGCCCCGGGAACACGTGCAGAGGCAGCACCTGCACCTCATGGTGGAGCTGCTGAGGCCACAGGATGACATCCGCCTG GCAGCCCAGCTGGAGACAGCCTGGCCTCTGCGACTCCGCTATCTGCTGGTGGTTTCCACACGGGAATGCCTGAGCCCGGAGGAGACAGTCCTCCTGGGGGTGGATTTCCCTGACAGCAG CTCCCCCTACTGCACCCTAGGTCTGGTCTTGCCCCTCTGGAGTGACACCCAGGTGTACCTGGATGGAGATGG GGGCTTCAGCGTGACATCTGGCGGGCAGAGTCGAATCTTCAAGCCCATCTCCATCCAGACCATGTG GGCCACGCTCCAGGTGTTGCACCAGGCATGTGAGGTGGCTCTGGGTAGCGGCCTCGTACCCGGTGGCAGTGCCCTCGCCTGGACTGCCCACTACCAGGAGAGACTGAACTCTGACCAGAGCTGCCTCAACGAATGGATGGCCATGGCTGACCTGGAGTCCCTGCGACCTCCCAGTGCAGAGCCTGGCCA GCCCTCAGAACAGGAGCAGATGGAGCAGGCGATCCGGGCTGAGCTATGGGAGGTGCTAGACACCAGTGACTTGGAGAGCATCACTTCCAAAGAG ATCCGCCAGGCCCTGGAGCTGCGCCTGGGACGGCCTCTCCAGCAGTACCGGGACTTCATTGACAACCAGATGCTGCTGCTCATGGCTCAGCAAGACAGGGCTTCCCGCATCTTCCCCCACCTCTACCTG GGCTCTGAGTGGAATGCAGCCAACCTGGAGGAGCTACAGAGGAACAG GGTCAGCCACATCTTGAACATGGCCCGGGAGATTGACAACTTCTACCCCGAGCGCTTCACCTACCACAACGTGCGCCTCTGGGATGAGGAGTCGGCGCAGCTGCTGCCCCACTGGAAAGAGACCCACCGCTTCATTGAGGCTGCGAG AGCACAGGGCACCCGGGTGCTGGTGCACTGCAAGATGGGCGTCAGCCGCTCGGCTGCCACGGTGCTGGCCTATGCCATGAAGCAGTACGGTTGGAGCCTGGAGCAGGCTCTGCTCCATGTGCAGGAGCTCCGGCCCATTGTCCGACCAAACCCTGGCTTTCTGCGCCAGCTGCAGACCTACCAGGGCATCCTGACTGCCAG CCGGCAGAGCCATGTCTGGGAGCAGAAAGTAGCTGGGGGCTCCCCAGAGGAGACCCTGGCCTCCAAAGTCTCTACAccattcccacctcttccaccagAACCAGGGGGCAGTGGGGTGGTTAAATCTATGGAGGAGAGCCAGGCAGCCCCAAAAGAAACGGGGCTGCGGCCACGCATCAACCTCCGTGGGGTCATGCGGTCCATCAGTCTTTTGGAGCCCTCCTCGGAGTTGGAGAGTGCCTCTGAGGCCAGCGACCTCCCAGAG GTTTTCTCCTCCCATGAGTCTTCAGATGAAGAGTCTCTGAGGCCCTTCCCTCAGCTCTCAAGACCTGAGGGAGGCCCACAGGCCCGCAAGGGGTCTTGGCCTGCCTTGAAGTCCCGCCAGTCTGTGGTTGCCCTCCAGAGTGCTGCCCTGGTAGCCAGCCGGACGCGGGCCTTTCAGGAGCAGGAGCAGAAGGTTGGCATGTCCTCCATACCTAGGCTTCGGAAGATGGTGAGGCAGGCCAGTGTGGATGAAGGCAGAGAGGAGGGCGAGGCCTGA
- the Ssh3 gene encoding protein phosphatase Slingshot homolog 3 isoform X1, whose translation MALVTVSRSPPASGHSTPVGPTQDRAARHRSQLQRRQSFAVLRGAVLGLQDGKDSGDAVEDGSETVEEPRDEESPLGDQTDNRQGPREHVQRQHLHLMVELLRPQDDIRLAAQLETAWPLRLRYLLVVSTRECLSPEETVLLGVDFPDSSSPYCTLGLVLPLWSDTQVYLDGDGGFSVTSGGQSRIFKPISIQTMWATLQVLHQACEVALGSGLVPGGSALAWTAHYQERLNSDQSCLNEWMAMADLESLRPPSAEPGQPSEQEQMEQAIRAELWEVLDTSDLESITSKEIRQALELRLGRPLQQYRDFIDNQMLLLMAQQDRASRIFPHLYLGSEWNAANLEELQRNRVSHILNMAREIDNFYPERFTYHNVRLWDEESAQLLPHWKETHRFIEAARAQGTRVLVHCKMGVSRSAATVLAYAMKQYGWSLEQALLHVQELRPIVRPNPGFLRQLQTYQGILTASRQSHVWEQKVAGGSPEETLASKVSTPFPPLPPEPGGSGVVKSMEESQAAPKETGLRPRINLRGVMRSISLLEPSSELESASEASDLPEVFSSHESSDEESLRPFPQLSRPEGGPQARKGSWPALKSRQSVVALQSAALVASRTRAFQEQEQKVGMSSIPRLRKMVRQASVDEGREEGEA comes from the exons ATGGCCTTGGTCACAGTGAGCCGCTCGCCCCCGGCCAGCGGCCACTCCACGCCTGTGGGGCCCACG CAGGACCGGGCTGCGAGGCACAGAAGCCAGCTCCAGCGCAG GCAGAGCTTCGCAGTGCTCCGTGGGGCTGTCCTGGGACTGCaggatgggaaagacagtggtGATGCAGTCGAGGACGGCTCTGAGACAGTGGAGGAACCTCGGGATGAAGAGTCGCCTCTTGGGGACCAGACGGACAACCGGCAAGGGCCCCGGGAACACGTGCAGAGGCAGCACCTGCACCTCATGGTGGAGCTGCTGAGGCCACAGGATGACATCCGCCTG GCAGCCCAGCTGGAGACAGCCTGGCCTCTGCGACTCCGCTATCTGCTGGTGGTTTCCACACGGGAATGCCTGAGCCCGGAGGAGACAGTCCTCCTGGGGGTGGATTTCCCTGACAGCAG CTCCCCCTACTGCACCCTAGGTCTGGTCTTGCCCCTCTGGAGTGACACCCAGGTGTACCTGGATGGAGATGG GGGCTTCAGCGTGACATCTGGCGGGCAGAGTCGAATCTTCAAGCCCATCTCCATCCAGACCATGTG GGCCACGCTCCAGGTGTTGCACCAGGCATGTGAGGTGGCTCTGGGTAGCGGCCTCGTACCCGGTGGCAGTGCCCTCGCCTGGACTGCCCACTACCAGGAGAGACTGAACTCTGACCAGAGCTGCCTCAACGAATGGATGGCCATGGCTGACCTGGAGTCCCTGCGACCTCCCAGTGCAGAGCCTGGCCA GCCCTCAGAACAGGAGCAGATGGAGCAGGCGATCCGGGCTGAGCTATGGGAGGTGCTAGACACCAGTGACTTGGAGAGCATCACTTCCAAAGAG ATCCGCCAGGCCCTGGAGCTGCGCCTGGGACGGCCTCTCCAGCAGTACCGGGACTTCATTGACAACCAGATGCTGCTGCTCATGGCTCAGCAAGACAGGGCTTCCCGCATCTTCCCCCACCTCTACCTG GGCTCTGAGTGGAATGCAGCCAACCTGGAGGAGCTACAGAGGAACAG GGTCAGCCACATCTTGAACATGGCCCGGGAGATTGACAACTTCTACCCCGAGCGCTTCACCTACCACAACGTGCGCCTCTGGGATGAGGAGTCGGCGCAGCTGCTGCCCCACTGGAAAGAGACCCACCGCTTCATTGAGGCTGCGAG AGCACAGGGCACCCGGGTGCTGGTGCACTGCAAGATGGGCGTCAGCCGCTCGGCTGCCACGGTGCTGGCCTATGCCATGAAGCAGTACGGTTGGAGCCTGGAGCAGGCTCTGCTCCATGTGCAGGAGCTCCGGCCCATTGTCCGACCAAACCCTGGCTTTCTGCGCCAGCTGCAGACCTACCAGGGCATCCTGACTGCCAG CCGGCAGAGCCATGTCTGGGAGCAGAAAGTAGCTGGGGGCTCCCCAGAGGAGACCCTGGCCTCCAAAGTCTCTACAccattcccacctcttccaccagAACCAGGGGGCAGTGGGGTGGTTAAATCTATGGAGGAGAGCCAGGCAGCCCCAAAAGAAACGGGGCTGCGGCCACGCATCAACCTCCGTGGGGTCATGCGGTCCATCAGTCTTTTGGAGCCCTCCTCGGAGTTGGAGAGTGCCTCTGAGGCCAGCGACCTCCCAGAG GTTTTCTCCTCCCATGAGTCTTCAGATGAAGAGTCTCTGAGGCCCTTCCCTCAGCTCTCAAGACCTGAGGGAGGCCCACAGGCCCGCAAGGGGTCTTGGCCTGCCTTGAAGTCCCGCCAGTCTGTGGTTGCCCTCCAGAGTGCTGCCCTGGTAGCCAGCCGGACGCGGGCCTTTCAGGAGCAGGAGCAGAAGGTTGGCATGTCCTCCATACCTAGGCTTCGGAAGATGGTGAGGCAGGCCAGTGTGGATGAAGGCAGAGAGGAGGGCGAGGCCTGA